In Pseudoduganella albidiflava, a single window of DNA contains:
- a CDS encoding TonB-dependent receptor family protein: MYQAESNTQKKNRNNRGRGALTASAAAAAALCAMLAPAHAASVAAAVAAVEAAPALAVAMAEQAEVAGAAAAASAAAEAESGIAMAGTVHVAGKALNGADRARLRLDEVPGGVSVVSQERVERGRVFTNEDVLAFQPGVYAQAAGGTDGIKISIRGSAINRGTNFFRSGTLFLFDGLPVTGPGGTPYELFEPLGLSRTEILRGANAFDAGALMLGGAINYVTRTGRDAAPFEVRVEAGSFGYKKVAVSSGRVIGDWDYYVAGIASERDGYQTLSQGESRGFIGNLGYRIAPNLDTRFYFRYRKTDNWQPGALTVAQVEQDPRQANPVAVAQNAHRNQPGSRWLANKTTWTIDDASSLEVGLVVHDYPIDQQLAVNVGSWGFADTSFSLQYARRDTLFGKRSETRVGALSTSHLNHGWLDTRVRIPAAATAALPVGTLIRRAEYDGEDHVLHAGNDLEVAPSLWLTTGVSAIKTKRYTEVVYPVTSEPYRRSTTALAPRAGLRYTFDNEIQVFGNVSRSVEPPNSWAFLTIPPTFTSGPATGLSRRGLDLKDQKANSVELGTRGRAFDSNWSLSVYRALVKNELLSVEVIPASATSAAITAESNATPTVHQGIEAGLESQLWEGGAAGRLSARQSFTLNDFYFRNDARFGRNTLPGIPKRFYQGELQYEHPGGFYGGLSVQAASRIDVDYANSFRTHGYGIVNASVGYDHPRDGWKVFVDLRNLADKHYVSSVAPAYNDAGTDQRRSAPGEGFGVYAGIQYAFR, encoded by the coding sequence GTGTACCAGGCAGAGTCGAATACCCAGAAAAAGAACCGGAACAACAGAGGCCGCGGTGCGCTGACCGCCAGCGCCGCGGCGGCGGCGGCGCTGTGCGCCATGCTGGCACCGGCGCACGCGGCATCGGTCGCCGCGGCCGTCGCCGCCGTGGAGGCGGCACCCGCGCTGGCCGTCGCCATGGCGGAGCAGGCCGAGGTGGCGGGGGCCGCGGCGGCCGCGAGTGCGGCGGCGGAAGCTGAATCCGGCATCGCGATGGCCGGTACCGTGCACGTCGCCGGCAAAGCCCTGAACGGCGCCGACCGCGCCAGGCTGCGGCTGGACGAGGTACCGGGCGGCGTCAGCGTCGTCAGCCAGGAGCGCGTGGAGCGGGGTCGCGTGTTCACCAACGAAGACGTGCTGGCCTTCCAGCCGGGCGTGTATGCCCAGGCGGCCGGCGGCACTGACGGCATCAAGATCTCGATCCGCGGCTCGGCCATCAACCGCGGCACCAATTTCTTCCGCTCCGGCACGCTGTTCCTGTTCGACGGCCTTCCCGTCACGGGGCCGGGCGGCACGCCGTATGAACTGTTCGAGCCGCTCGGCCTGTCGCGCACCGAGATCCTGCGCGGCGCCAACGCGTTCGACGCGGGCGCGCTGATGCTGGGCGGCGCGATCAACTACGTGACGCGCACCGGCCGCGATGCCGCGCCCTTCGAGGTGCGCGTGGAGGCCGGCAGCTTCGGCTACAAGAAAGTGGCCGTCAGTTCGGGCCGCGTGATCGGCGACTGGGATTACTACGTGGCCGGCATCGCCTCGGAGCGGGACGGCTACCAGACACTGTCGCAGGGCGAGTCGCGCGGCTTCATCGGCAACCTCGGCTACAGGATCGCCCCGAACCTGGACACGCGCTTCTACTTCCGCTACCGGAAGACCGATAACTGGCAACCGGGCGCGCTGACCGTGGCGCAGGTGGAACAGGACCCGCGCCAGGCCAACCCGGTCGCCGTGGCGCAGAACGCGCACCGCAACCAGCCCGGTTCGCGCTGGCTGGCCAACAAGACCACCTGGACCATCGACGACGCTTCGTCGCTGGAAGTGGGCCTGGTGGTGCACGACTACCCGATCGACCAGCAACTGGCCGTCAATGTCGGCAGCTGGGGCTTCGCCGACACCTCGTTCTCGCTGCAGTACGCGCGCCGCGATACGCTGTTCGGCAAACGCAGCGAAACCAGGGTGGGCGCCTTGTCGACCAGTCACCTGAACCATGGCTGGCTCGATACGCGGGTACGCATCCCGGCGGCGGCCACCGCCGCGCTGCCGGTCGGCACGCTGATCCGCCGCGCCGAGTACGATGGCGAAGACCACGTGCTCCATGCCGGCAACGACCTGGAAGTGGCGCCCAGCCTGTGGCTGACGACCGGCGTTTCCGCCATCAAGACCAAGCGCTATACGGAAGTGGTGTATCCGGTCACGAGCGAACCGTACCGCCGCAGCACCACGGCGCTGGCGCCGCGCGCCGGCCTGCGCTACACCTTCGACAACGAGATCCAGGTGTTCGGCAATGTCAGCCGCTCGGTCGAGCCGCCGAACTCGTGGGCCTTCCTGACCATCCCGCCCACCTTCACGTCCGGCCCCGCCACCGGCCTGTCGCGGCGCGGCCTGGACCTGAAGGACCAGAAGGCCAACAGCGTCGAACTGGGCACGCGCGGGCGCGCCTTCGACTCGAACTGGAGCCTGTCGGTGTACCGCGCGCTGGTGAAGAACGAGCTGCTGTCGGTCGAGGTGATCCCCGCCTCGGCGACGTCGGCGGCGATCACGGCCGAGTCGAACGCCACGCCCACGGTCCACCAGGGCATCGAGGCGGGGCTCGAATCGCAGCTGTGGGAGGGCGGCGCGGCGGGCCGGCTGTCGGCGCGCCAGTCGTTCACGCTGAACGACTTCTATTTCCGCAACGATGCCCGCTTCGGTCGCAACACGCTGCCGGGGATCCCGAAACGCTTCTACCAGGGCGAACTGCAGTACGAGCACCCGGGCGGCTTCTACGGCGGACTGTCGGTGCAGGCGGCGTCGCGGATCGACGTCGACTACGCCAACTCGTTCCGCACCCATGGCTACGGCATCGTCAACGCCAGCGTCGGCTACGACCATCCGCGCGACGGCTGGAAGGTGTTCGTCGACCTGCGCAACCTGGCCGACAAGCACTACGTATCGAGCGTGGCGCCGGCCTACAACGACGCGGGCACCGACCAGCGCCGTTCGGCGCCCGGCGAAGGCTTCGGCGTGTACGCCGGCATCCAGTACGCATTCCGCTGA
- a CDS encoding enterochelin esterase domain-containing protein gives MRRFLAIAMLATLYSSALAAAGLPRFTGTLAAQTHREHPVQLAPGDFVQGLLAGQGMRLVLLDRDGQRARILAKGRRDEQDFMFIAGDRGPYTLDVRAPVAGSYELQLTRQVPRAAQVAPPVLPDSPRLRALRETLAGGGGTEAFWAEAAAGGGPLVETAGVVPALEKDEVLLTFLWRGAVANVRILGAPSSDHDAMARLGDSDVWYRSYRVPASTRLSYRLAPDVPDFDGMPSQRRRAILATAQRDPLNPRSFPVKPLDRFDGNSVLELPAAPPQAWVEPRPGIAPGTVETLRLASRELGNERDIVLYRPAGWQPGAAGNALVVLFDAENLANEVPASVILDNLAGSGALPRTAGILVANPSAESRGAELPPNPAFARFLATELMPWARARGVYAEAAKTVIGGASYGGLAAAHAGLRHPELFGNVYSQSGSFWWSPGREEPEWLTREFAGAPAVPVRFLLEAGLYETGRAGSPGILDTTRHLRDVLRAKGYQVAYREFAAGHDWYHWRGSLGDGLVELLGKR, from the coding sequence ATGCGGCGCTTCCTCGCTATCGCCATGCTGGCAACGCTGTACTCTTCGGCGCTGGCGGCCGCCGGCCTGCCCCGCTTCACCGGCACGCTGGCCGCGCAGACCCACCGCGAACATCCGGTGCAACTGGCGCCCGGCGACTTCGTGCAGGGCCTGCTGGCGGGCCAGGGCATGCGCCTGGTGCTGCTCGACCGCGACGGCCAGCGCGCCCGCATCCTGGCCAAGGGCCGGCGCGACGAGCAGGACTTCATGTTCATCGCCGGCGACCGCGGGCCATACACGCTGGACGTGCGCGCCCCGGTCGCGGGCTCCTACGAACTCCAGTTGACGCGGCAAGTGCCCCGCGCGGCGCAGGTGGCACCGCCCGTGCTGCCGGACAGCCCGCGGCTGCGCGCCCTGCGGGAAACGCTGGCCGGCGGCGGCGGCACCGAAGCCTTCTGGGCCGAGGCGGCGGCCGGCGGCGGGCCGCTGGTCGAAACGGCGGGCGTGGTTCCCGCACTGGAGAAAGATGAAGTCCTGCTGACGTTCCTGTGGCGCGGCGCCGTCGCCAACGTGCGCATCCTGGGCGCGCCGTCGTCCGACCACGATGCGATGGCGCGGCTGGGCGACAGCGATGTCTGGTACCGCAGCTACCGGGTGCCGGCCAGCACGCGGCTGTCGTACCGGCTGGCGCCCGACGTGCCGGACTTCGACGGCATGCCGTCCCAGCGCCGCCGCGCGATCCTGGCGACGGCGCAGCGCGATCCCCTCAATCCGCGCAGTTTTCCCGTGAAGCCGCTGGACCGCTTCGATGGCAATTCGGTGCTGGAACTGCCGGCCGCGCCGCCGCAGGCGTGGGTCGAACCGCGTCCCGGCATCGCCCCCGGTACGGTGGAAACGCTGCGGCTGGCCAGCCGGGAACTGGGCAACGAGCGCGACATCGTACTGTACCGCCCGGCCGGCTGGCAGCCCGGCGCGGCCGGCAATGCGCTGGTGGTGCTGTTCGATGCCGAGAATCTGGCCAATGAAGTACCGGCATCGGTCATCCTCGACAACCTGGCCGGCAGCGGCGCGCTGCCGCGGACCGCGGGCATCCTGGTCGCCAACCCCAGTGCCGAATCGCGCGGCGCGGAATTGCCGCCGAACCCGGCTTTCGCCCGCTTCCTGGCCACGGAACTGATGCCGTGGGCGCGGGCGCGGGGCGTGTACGCGGAGGCGGCGAAGACCGTCATCGGCGGCGCCAGCTACGGCGGCCTGGCCGCTGCCCACGCCGGCTTGCGGCATCCCGAGCTGTTCGGCAACGTGTACAGCCAGTCCGGCTCGTTCTGGTGGTCGCCCGGCCGAGAGGAACCCGAATGGCTGACACGCGAATTCGCCGGCGCGCCCGCCGTGCCGGTGCGCTTCCTGCTCGAAGCGGGCCTGTACGAAACCGGCCGCGCCGGCTCGCCCGGCATCCTCGACACCACGCGGCACCTGCGCGACGTCTTGCGCGCCAAGGGGTACCAGGTGGCCTACCGCGAATTCGCCGCCGGGCACGACTGGTACCACTGGCGCGGCAGCCTGGGGGACGGGCTGGTGGAGTTGCTGGGCAAGCGGTAA
- a CDS encoding LysR substrate-binding domain-containing protein, translating into MNFQQLRFVREAVRNNLNLTEVAAVLYTSQSGVSKQIKDLEDELGIELFVRSGKRLTALTRAGDGAVQIVGRILQETENLRRYASQYAGVDSGRLVIAATHTQARYTLPKVVEEFNRAYPKVTLELHQGTPRQIAAMVSEGDADIGIASEALDAASAVRAFPCFTWSHRVVVPAGHPLLARTPVTLADIAAHPLITYNEQFTGRKCVDAAFRQGGLVPDLRLTAMDADVIKTYVRRGLGIGIVAEMALDDLAQSGLHVLETDGELFGSCTTMLGVRNGVFLPSFAYRFIDMFAPGLQVAPQ; encoded by the coding sequence ATGAATTTCCAGCAGCTGCGCTTCGTGCGCGAAGCCGTGCGCAACAACCTGAACCTGACGGAGGTGGCGGCCGTGCTGTACACGTCGCAGTCGGGCGTGAGCAAGCAGATCAAGGACCTGGAGGATGAACTGGGCATCGAACTGTTCGTCCGTTCCGGCAAGCGCCTGACGGCGCTGACGCGTGCCGGCGACGGCGCCGTGCAGATCGTCGGCCGCATCCTGCAGGAGACGGAAAACCTGCGCCGCTATGCCAGCCAGTATGCGGGCGTGGACAGCGGCCGCCTGGTGATCGCCGCCACGCACACGCAGGCGCGCTATACGCTGCCGAAAGTGGTCGAGGAATTCAACCGCGCCTATCCGAAGGTCACGCTGGAACTGCACCAGGGCACGCCGCGCCAGATCGCCGCGATGGTCAGCGAAGGCGACGCCGACATCGGCATCGCCTCCGAGGCCCTGGATGCGGCGTCCGCCGTGCGGGCATTCCCCTGCTTCACGTGGAGCCACCGCGTGGTGGTGCCGGCCGGCCATCCGCTGCTGGCGCGCACGCCGGTCACGCTGGCCGACATCGCCGCCCATCCGCTGATCACCTACAACGAACAGTTCACCGGCCGCAAGTGCGTCGACGCGGCGTTCCGGCAAGGCGGCCTGGTGCCCGACCTTCGGCTGACGGCGATGGATGCCGACGTGATCAAGACCTACGTGCGGCGCGGCCTGGGCATCGGCATCGTGGCCGAGATGGCGCTCGACGACCTGGCGCAGTCCGGCCTGCACGTGCTGGAGACGGACGGCGAACTGTTCGGCTCGTGCACGACGATGCTGGGCGTGCGCAACGGCGTGTTCCTGCCCAGCTTTGCCTACCGCTTCATCGACATGTTCGCGCCGGGGCTGCAGGTGGCGCCGCAGTAG
- a CDS encoding ABC transporter ATP-binding protein encodes MSAFVNDDARGQEEEVFARFDRSVTARLWQFMHGHRAMLAVVVVLVLLYTVVQVLIPVAIRHAVDSALGRSVHAFDTVLAAFALLVAVNAVLTFFQEWLAARLAQRVIFDLRRAMFAHLQRVSLAILDQTHVGRLMARLQGDVNALQEFMETSVTALGELFLLAGLVILLLAMDFQLGLLTLGVVPALLVLRHAWLPWAKRVFARSREASSSVNAALAENINGIRTVQENRREAVNLRRYEQRARENLEAQTGSSLVSQVMMPAVDVLTGLAMAVVVVVGGRAVLAGQQDVGVMLAFIFCVQRCFDPIRTLAMQYTVMQRAMASGQRIIEVLEVPVTLEDRPDAAAWTDAPPSVAFEHVTFGYRPGQPVLHDLNLRIAPYQTVALVGPTGSGKTSIAALVHRFYDAWQGTVAVGGRDVRELALDSLGRHVGMVLQEPFLFSGSVADNVAYGLAGATREQVIDACKAVHAHGFIAALPQGYDTQLGQRGRNLSVGQRQLLSFARALLASPKILILDEATANIDSFTEQEIGRALNVLRQGRTTIIIAHRLATIRDADLIVVLDGGRIVEQGNHRQLLARDGMYAALHRSSSASFDDLVPGARSVP; translated from the coding sequence ATGAGCGCTTTCGTGAATGACGACGCGCGCGGGCAGGAGGAGGAAGTCTTCGCCCGCTTCGACCGCAGCGTGACGGCGCGGCTGTGGCAATTCATGCACGGCCACCGCGCCATGCTGGCAGTGGTGGTGGTGCTCGTGCTGCTGTACACCGTGGTGCAGGTGCTGATCCCGGTCGCCATCCGGCACGCGGTCGACAGCGCGCTGGGGCGGTCGGTGCATGCCTTCGACACGGTGCTGGCGGCGTTCGCGCTGCTGGTCGCGGTGAACGCGGTATTGACCTTCTTCCAGGAATGGCTGGCGGCGCGGCTGGCGCAGCGGGTGATCTTCGACCTGCGCCGGGCCATGTTCGCCCACCTGCAGCGCGTGTCGCTGGCCATCCTCGACCAGACACATGTCGGCCGGCTGATGGCGCGGCTGCAGGGCGACGTCAACGCGCTGCAGGAATTCATGGAAACCTCCGTCACGGCGCTGGGCGAGCTGTTCCTGCTGGCGGGGCTGGTGATCCTGCTGCTGGCGATGGACTTCCAGCTTGGCCTGCTGACGCTGGGCGTGGTGCCGGCGCTGCTGGTGCTGCGGCATGCCTGGCTGCCCTGGGCGAAACGGGTGTTCGCGCGGTCGCGCGAGGCGTCTTCCTCGGTCAACGCGGCGCTCGCGGAAAACATCAACGGCATCCGCACCGTGCAGGAAAACCGGCGCGAAGCCGTCAACCTGCGGCGCTACGAGCAGCGGGCACGCGAAAACCTGGAAGCGCAGACCGGTTCCTCGCTGGTGTCGCAAGTGATGATGCCGGCCGTCGACGTGCTGACGGGACTGGCGATGGCCGTGGTGGTCGTGGTCGGCGGGCGGGCGGTGCTGGCCGGCCAGCAGGACGTCGGTGTCATGCTGGCCTTCATCTTCTGCGTGCAGCGCTGTTTCGACCCGATCCGCACGCTGGCCATGCAATACACGGTGATGCAGCGGGCCATGGCGTCCGGCCAGCGCATCATCGAGGTGCTGGAAGTGCCCGTTACGCTGGAAGACCGCCCGGATGCCGCGGCGTGGACGGATGCACCGCCGTCGGTGGCGTTCGAGCACGTGACGTTCGGCTACCGGCCCGGCCAGCCGGTGCTGCATGACCTGAACCTGCGGATCGCGCCGTACCAGACCGTGGCCCTGGTCGGGCCGACCGGCTCCGGCAAGACCAGCATCGCCGCGCTGGTGCACCGCTTCTACGACGCCTGGCAGGGCACGGTCGCGGTGGGCGGGCGCGACGTGCGCGAACTGGCGCTCGATTCGCTGGGCCGGCACGTCGGCATGGTGCTGCAGGAGCCGTTCCTGTTCAGCGGCAGCGTGGCCGACAACGTTGCCTACGGCCTGGCGGGCGCCACGCGCGAGCAGGTGATCGATGCCTGCAAGGCGGTGCATGCGCACGGCTTCATCGCCGCGCTGCCGCAGGGCTACGACACGCAGCTGGGCCAGCGCGGGCGCAACCTGTCGGTCGGCCAGCGGCAACTGCTCAGCTTTGCGCGCGCGCTGCTGGCGTCGCCGAAGATCCTGATCCTGGACGAAGCCACCGCCAACATCGACAGTTTCACGGAGCAGGAAATCGGACGCGCGCTGAACGTGCTGCGCCAGGGCCGCACGACGATCATCATCGCCCACCGGCTGGCCACCATCCGCGACGCCGACCTGATCGTGGTGCTGGACGGCGGCCGCATCGTCGAGCAGGGCAACCACCGGCAACTGCTGGCGCGCGACGGCATGTACGCGGCGCTGCACCGCAGCAGCAGTGCGTCCTTCGACGACCTGGTGCCGGGCGCCCGTTCCGTGCCGTGA
- a CDS encoding aldo/keto reductase, giving the protein MSDYNQLGRSGLRVSPLCLGTMMFGGATGETEARAIIDDAHEHGINFIDTADVYNGGESERVVGRAIATRRDKWVLATKVGHKAGDGPNQSGLSRGRVLHAAEQSLARLGTDYIDIYYLHRPDALTPLEETLRALGDLLARGKIRYYGLSNFQGWQIAEVAHLARQLGIAGPVVTQPYYNAANRMPEVEHLPAAAHFGLGVVPYSPLARGVLTGKYRPGAAPEEGSRIARNDTRALQTEWRPESLALAQAIGEAAQARGITTAEFAFAWVLNNRLVSSVIGGPRTLDQWRNYRAALRYRFTAEDEALFDRLVPPGHPSTPGYTDPAYPVTGRVARA; this is encoded by the coding sequence ATGAGCGACTACAACCAACTGGGGCGCAGCGGACTGCGCGTTTCCCCGCTGTGCCTCGGCACGATGATGTTCGGGGGCGCCACGGGAGAAACCGAGGCCCGCGCCATCATCGACGATGCGCATGAACACGGCATCAACTTCATCGACACGGCCGACGTGTACAACGGCGGCGAATCGGAACGCGTGGTCGGCCGCGCCATCGCCACGCGGCGCGACAAGTGGGTGCTGGCGACCAAGGTCGGGCACAAGGCCGGCGACGGGCCGAACCAGTCGGGCCTGTCGCGCGGCCGCGTGCTGCACGCGGCCGAACAAAGCCTGGCGCGCCTGGGCACGGACTATATCGACATCTATTACCTGCATCGCCCCGATGCGCTGACACCACTGGAAGAAACCTTGCGCGCCCTGGGCGACCTGCTCGCCCGGGGCAAGATCCGCTACTACGGGCTGTCCAATTTCCAGGGCTGGCAGATCGCCGAGGTGGCGCACCTGGCGCGGCAGCTGGGCATCGCCGGCCCCGTCGTCACGCAGCCTTACTACAACGCGGCAAACCGGATGCCGGAAGTGGAACACCTGCCTGCCGCCGCCCATTTCGGCCTGGGCGTGGTGCCTTACAGCCCGCTGGCGCGCGGCGTGCTGACGGGGAAATACCGTCCCGGCGCGGCGCCGGAAGAGGGCAGCCGTATCGCCCGCAACGATACGCGCGCCTTGCAGACCGAGTGGCGGCCGGAGTCGCTGGCGCTGGCCCAGGCCATCGGCGAAGCGGCGCAGGCGCGCGGCATCACGACCGCCGAATTCGCGTTTGCCTGGGTATTGAACAACCGGCTTGTGTCGTCCGTGATCGGCGGCCCGCGCACGCTCGACCAGTGGCGCAACTACCGCGCGGCGCTGCGCTACCGTTTCACCGCCGAGGATGAAGCACTGTTCGACCGGCTGGTGCCGCCCGGGCATCCCAGCACGCCCGGCTACACCGACCCGGCCTATCCGGTGACGGGCCGGGTGGCGCGGGCATGA
- a CDS encoding acyl-CoA dehydrogenase family protein: protein MSDIHASFHPAAYRPEPAPTAVEWTTEALRERFRPVFERIAAGAVEREQQRRLPFDEVRLLREAGFGALRIPSSYGGLGATLPQFFTLLLDLATADSNISHLLRGHFSFLESRLNHEDEATRAFWFPKVADGALIGYAMAEQSASTTIGTTIVRDGDGWLLNGKKFYSTGTIYADWIVATAKDGEQLASIAFPATLPGVTRLDDWDGFGQRMTGSGTTVFDNVRLRDDHVVRRFDGTVPASYNKAFLQLVLLTSMAGAARAGLREAIAFVQRKTRAFDVPGESSPREDPLVQRVVGRIASLSYAADSIVATVARTLEDTWQRARAGSADDALYAAVEIEAFQAQQVVIDLVLQASTLLFDVGGASATSEARRLDRHWRNARTAASHNPAIFRERMIGDYWLNGTVPPRMPAAEPARN, encoded by the coding sequence ATGAGCGACATCCACGCATCTTTCCATCCGGCGGCATACCGGCCGGAGCCGGCTCCAACGGCCGTCGAATGGACCACCGAGGCCTTGCGGGAGCGCTTCCGGCCGGTGTTCGAGCGCATCGCGGCGGGCGCCGTCGAGCGCGAGCAGCAGCGCCGCCTGCCGTTCGACGAAGTACGGCTGCTGCGCGAAGCGGGCTTCGGCGCGCTGCGCATCCCCAGCAGTTACGGCGGCCTGGGCGCGACACTGCCGCAGTTCTTCACGCTGCTGCTGGACCTGGCGACCGCCGATTCGAATATCTCGCACCTGCTGCGCGGTCACTTCTCCTTCCTGGAAAGCCGGTTGAACCACGAGGACGAAGCCACCCGCGCGTTCTGGTTCCCCAAGGTGGCCGACGGTGCGCTGATCGGCTACGCGATGGCCGAGCAGTCCGCCAGCACAACGATCGGCACCACCATCGTCCGCGATGGCGACGGCTGGCTGCTGAACGGGAAGAAGTTCTACAGCACCGGCACGATCTATGCCGACTGGATCGTGGCGACCGCGAAGGATGGCGAGCAACTGGCCAGCATCGCCTTTCCCGCCACCTTGCCGGGCGTGACCCGCCTGGACGACTGGGACGGTTTCGGGCAGCGCATGACCGGCAGCGGCACCACGGTGTTCGACAACGTGCGGCTGCGCGATGACCACGTGGTGCGGCGCTTCGACGGCACGGTGCCGGCCTCGTACAACAAGGCCTTCCTGCAACTGGTGCTGCTGACCAGCATGGCCGGGGCGGCCCGCGCCGGGCTGCGCGAGGCGATCGCCTTCGTGCAGCGCAAGACCCGCGCCTTCGATGTGCCGGGCGAATCGAGCCCGCGCGAGGATCCGCTGGTGCAGCGCGTGGTCGGGCGGATCGCCAGCCTGTCGTATGCGGCCGACAGCATCGTCGCCACGGTCGCGCGCACGCTGGAGGACACCTGGCAGCGCGCCCGTGCCGGCAGCGCGGACGATGCGCTGTATGCCGCCGTCGAGATCGAGGCCTTCCAGGCGCAGCAAGTGGTGATCGACCTGGTGCTGCAAGCCAGCACGCTGCTGTTCGACGTGGGCGGCGCATCGGCCACCAGCGAGGCGCGGCGGCTCGACCGTCACTGGCGCAACGCGCGCACGGCCGCGTCGCACAACCCGGCGATTTTCCGCGAACGGATGATCGGCGACTACTGGCTCAACGGCACGGTACCGCCGCGCATGCCGGCTGCCGAGCCGGCACGGAACTGA
- a CDS encoding ABC transporter ATP-binding protein: protein MTAAAPEPSTPPQFAEYVDIHAMPRVLGRLLRLALRHPWRCAAAVACALGAAVFNLVMPRLLGRAVDQAGHLGGATLADAGQALTWTALLIVAACAIRGTLTGLQGYCGETLSQRVAYDLRLAFFDKLQQLSFGYHDRIHTGDLIAPGMLDLEGVRAFFEFGVLRAITLALLLGVGSWRLLSVDASLGVLALSFVPFVLAIAAGAAVRLRASWQRLQKMMAELTLRMEENLQGVRVVRAFHSSLAELARFDEISRRALRLSNARITERMGSISLMTFFYYVSLALVLWVGGRRVATGELTVGALTEFLTFITILQQPLRQVGMVVNSSARATGSGARLFEVLDAVPEIADRAGAADLPAGPKTLRFENVGFRYVAGGREVLRDVSFTVAPGQVLGIVGAPGSGKSTIAHLVSRFYDAGVGRVTLGGRDVRDVSLASLRREVALVQQENFLFDTSVHDNVAYASPDASAATVTAAAGIAQIHDHVARLPHGYATRVGERGAALSGGQRQRMTIARALVGNPSVVVLDDSTAAIDPVTEARVREALREACRDAATVIIAHRLGALRHADHIIVLDGGAIVERGDHASLLAAGGRYAELWALQHRTARDGLDGARNDRRYDSKYDRQHDGAAEMDEPLAGVGT, encoded by the coding sequence ATGACGGCGGCGGCACCCGAACCTTCCACGCCGCCGCAGTTTGCCGAATACGTCGACATCCACGCGATGCCCCGCGTGCTGGGGCGCCTGCTCCGGCTGGCGCTGCGGCATCCGTGGCGCTGCGCCGCCGCGGTGGCATGCGCGCTCGGCGCGGCGGTCTTCAACCTGGTCATGCCCCGGCTGCTGGGCCGGGCCGTCGACCAGGCGGGTCACCTTGGTGGCGCAACCCTGGCCGATGCCGGACAGGCGCTGACCTGGACGGCACTGCTCATCGTGGCGGCATGCGCCATCCGCGGCACGCTGACCGGCCTGCAGGGCTATTGCGGGGAAACCCTGTCGCAGCGCGTGGCCTACGACCTGCGGCTGGCGTTCTTCGACAAGCTGCAGCAACTGTCGTTCGGTTATCACGACCGCATCCACACGGGCGACCTGATCGCCCCTGGCATGCTGGACCTGGAAGGCGTGCGCGCCTTTTTTGAATTCGGCGTGCTGCGCGCCATCACCCTGGCGCTGCTGCTGGGCGTCGGTTCGTGGCGGCTGCTCAGTGTCGATGCCAGCCTCGGCGTGCTGGCGCTGTCCTTCGTGCCGTTCGTGCTGGCCATCGCGGCGGGTGCCGCCGTGCGGCTGCGCGCCAGCTGGCAACGCCTGCAGAAGATGATGGCCGAGCTCACGCTGCGGATGGAAGAAAACCTGCAGGGCGTGCGGGTGGTGCGCGCCTTTCATTCGAGCCTGGCCGAACTGGCGCGTTTCGACGAGATCTCCCGGCGCGCGCTGCGGCTGTCGAACGCCCGCATCACCGAGCGGATGGGGTCGATCAGCCTGATGACGTTCTTTTATTACGTGTCGCTGGCGCTGGTGTTGTGGGTCGGCGGCCGGCGCGTGGCCACGGGCGAACTCACGGTCGGCGCGCTGACCGAGTTCCTCACCTTCATCACGATCCTGCAGCAGCCGCTGCGCCAGGTCGGCATGGTGGTCAATTCGAGCGCGCGCGCCACCGGATCCGGCGCGCGGCTGTTCGAGGTGCTCGACGCGGTGCCGGAGATCGCCGACCGCGCCGGCGCGGCGGACCTGCCGGCGGGGCCGAAGACGCTGCGCTTCGAGAACGTCGGCTTCCGCTACGTGGCGGGCGGCCGGGAGGTGCTGCGCGACGTCAGTTTTACCGTCGCGCCGGGGCAGGTGCTCGGCATCGTCGGTGCCCCCGGCAGCGGCAAGTCGACCATCGCGCACCTGGTGTCGCGCTTCTACGATGCCGGCGTCGGCCGGGTCACGCTGGGCGGGCGCGACGTGCGCGACGTCTCGCTGGCCTCGCTGCGCCGCGAAGTGGCGCTGGTCCAGCAAGAGAACTTCCTGTTCGATACGTCGGTGCACGACAACGTGGCTTATGCATCGCCTGACGCCAGCGCGGCGACCGTGACGGCCGCCGCGGGCATCGCGCAGATCCACGACCATGTCGCGCGGCTGCCGCATGGCTATGCCACGCGCGTCGGCGAACGGGGCGCGGCACTGTCCGGCGGCCAGCGCCAGCGGATGACGATTGCCCGCGCGCTGGTCGGCAACCCGTCGGTGGTCGTGCTGGACGATTCCACCGCCGCCATCGACCCCGTCACCGAGGCCAGGGTGCGCGAGGCGCTGCGCGAAGCCTGCCGGGACGCGGCCACCGTGATCATCGCACACCGCCTCGGCGCACTGCGCCATGCCGATCACATCATCGTGCTCGATGGCGGCGCGATCGTCGAGCGGGGCGATCATGCGTCGCTGCTGGCTGCCGGCGGCCGTTATGCCGAGCTGTGGGCGCTGCAGCACCGCACGGCGCGCGACGGCCTGGACGGGGCTCGGAACGACCGACGGTATGACAGCAAATACGACAGGCAGCACGACGGCGCGGCGGAAATGGACGAACCATTGGCGGGAGTGGGCACATGA